One Capra hircus breed San Clemente chromosome 3, ASM170441v1, whole genome shotgun sequence genomic window, ACAATTTCTCAATCATTAATAAGAATTTCACTGTAATTTAAACCAATTTTTTAGATTTACCCTACTGGTTACATggaatatatgttaaataaacctCTTTCCTGGTCACTTCCTTCATATAATTTGTCAGTATGCTGGAAGGAAGCATAGGTAATTTATGAGTCATTTTGACTAGCACAGGGTGCCCAGATAATTGGTCAAATATTATTCTATGTATTTCTATTTGTATTTGAatgagttgggcttccctggtggctcagtggtcaagtgTCTGCCTAAcaagcaggagatgccagtttgatcaccagatcaggaaaatcctctggataaggaaatgacaacccactaaagtattcttgcctggagaatcccacagagagagggctacattccatggggtcacaaagagtcgcacacaacttagcaacagacTTTCACCTTTCAATATATAAATCAGTGGTCTGGGTAAAGGAGGTGCCCTCTATAATGTGGGTTGTCCTTCATCCATTGAAGGCCTCATTTTTGAGTTCTTTTTTCTTGttatcatctttgttttttttaatttttatttttactttattttactttacaatattgtattggttttgccatacattgacatgaatccgccacgggggtacatgagttcccaatcctgaacccccctcccacctcccaccccatatcatctctctggatcatccccgtgcaccagccccaagcatcctgtatcctgtatcgaacgtagactggcaattcgtttcttacatgatagtatacatgttcgtctttgttttgtttcctttttgtctattctctctgcttctttgtttctgtaagttTGGTTTTGTTGCTATCATTTGTGTTGAGTTTAGTGTGTCTGTTttatatgtgttgtgtgtgtgtctgtgttttgttttgttgctgtctatttatatttttacaatttttcttgggttttgtttgttttcttttcctcttatttatttttcttcttttctctggcCACAGTTGTGGCTTGTGGACTCTCGGCTCCCCAGCAGGAATCAGACCTCTGTACCTCTGTGATGGGAACACTGAGTCCAGGACGCTGTACTGCCAGAGAATCTGGGGTCCATAGAATATCAATTCACATGTGCTATCCTGGAAGTGTGTATTTCAACACCAAGCCCCCACTCTACCCAACTGCCTATAGACTCCAGTGCCTGTCTAGACTCCATGCCAAACAAGCAGCAAGACAGGAAACAGCCCTGCCCCTCAGTAGATAGGCTGCCTAGTAATTCTAGGCTCACAGACATCCCCAAACACCCTGCTTATCAGAGGGAAAAGACTCAGTTCCAATCGCCAGAGCACAGACACTAAGCCCTCCCACAGGGACGCTTACACAAGCACCTGGACCAATCTCACCTATCAGGGGACAGACAACAGAAGTAAACGGAACTGCAACCCTGCCACCTGTGAAAAGGAGACCATAAAAACAGTAAGATATTCAAAATATAATGACAGAGAATTATGTTGCAGATGGAGAAGCAAAGTATAAACCCAGAAGACCAAATGAATGAAGTGGAAACAGGTAATCTTTCTCATAAAGAACTCATAGTATTCAGaattctgtttccattgtttccccatctatttgccatgaagtgatgggaccagatgccatgattttagatttttgaatgttgagttttaagccagctttttcaatctcctctttctccttcttaagaggctctttagtttctcttcactttcttccagaagggtggtatcatctgtatacctgaggttattgatgtttctgctggcactcttgattccagcttgtgcttgaaccagcccagcatttcacatgatttactctgcatataagttaaataagcagggaaacaatatacagccttgacttcctcttttcccagttttgaactggTCTGTGttcccacctagatagcatattaaaaagcagagacattactttgccaacaaaggtccatccagacaaagctatggtttttccaacagtcatgtatggatgtgaatgttagactataaaaaagctaagcaccaaagaactgatgcttttgaactatggtggtgaagaagactattgagagtccttcaaagtgcaaggagatctaaccagtgcatcctaaaggaaatcagtcctgaggattcattgggaggactgatgctaatgctgacacttcaatactttgaccacctgaggtgaagaagtgactcatttgaaaagaccctgagtctgggaaagatggaaggcaggaggagaaggaacgacagaggatgagctggctggatggcataaccaattcgatggacatgagtttgagcaacctctgaccgggaagccaggtgtgctacagtccatggggtggtgcagaaacagacacaactgagcgactgaagtgtcCTGAACTcgactgttccatgtctggttctaactgttgcttcttgatctgcatagagatttctcaggaggcaggtatggtaGTCTGGTAttattatctctttaagaattttccacactttgttgagacccacagagtcaaaagttTCAGGGTAGTCAATgacacagaaataaatatttttctggaattctcttgttttatcTATGGCAGTCAGAATTACTGCCATTACCCTTATCAtaatttggcctcaggccaaactacagggagggaacacagccccatccatcagCAGAAAGTTGGACTGAAGATTTACTGAGCgtggccttgcccaccagagcaagaacCAGTTTTCTCCACATCcagtctctcccattaggaagcttccacaagcctcatATCCTCATCCAtcaagggcagacagaatgaaaaccacaatcacagaaaactaagcaaactGGTCACATGGATCATAACCTCATCTAACTcgatgaaaccatgagccatgccatgtagcacCACCCAAGAAGagatggtggagagttctaacagaatgtgttcactggagaagggaatggtaaaccaccagcattcttgccttgagaaccccctgAATATTATGAAAaggaatcataaagatcagagagagaaatgaaggaaacaatagcaaagattaatGTAACTAAAAGGTGGTTCTTTgtgaagataaacaaaactaataaacattttgccagactcatcaagaaaaaatggTAGacgactcaaatcaataaaataagaaaagaaaaagaagttacaattgACACgatagaaatacaaaagatcataagagactactacaagcaatgatatgtcaataaaatggacaacctggaagaaatggataaacacttagaaaagtacaacttttgaagactgaaccagaaaggaacagaaaatatgaacagaccacacacaagcactgaaatagaaactgtgattaaaaaaacttccaacaaacaaacgtccaggaccagatggcctcacaggcaagttctatcaaacatttagaggagagctaacacctatccttcacAAGCTTTTCCAAAAACTGCAGAGAGAGGAACACTCTCCAGCTCTTTATATGAGACCAAGAACACCCTGATATAAAAACTAGTATGGgaatacaaaagaccccaaaaagagaaaaatagaggtCCATATCACTGATATACATAGAcacaaaagtcctcaacaaaatactagcagagAGAAACTGACAACACAGACAAAGCAACACACAACACAATCAAGTGAAATTTATCACAAGGATGCAAGGATGTTTTGCCGTCTCCTAGTCAATCAGTATGATACACCAcatcaaaagaacaaaaaccatttgatcatctcaatagaagcagaaaaagcttttgacaaaattcaataaccACTCATgattaaaaattctccagaaagtgggtaggtagagggaacctacctcaacaggGAAAAGTCAAATATGACAAACTCAAagcaaatataattttcaatagtgaaaaaatgtttataatagccagaacatggaaacaacctagatgtccatcagcagatgaatggataagaaagctgtggtacatatacacaatggagtattactcagccattaaaaagaatatacatttgaatcagttctaatgagatggatgaaactggagccaattatacagagtgaagtaagccagaaagaaaaacaccaacacagtatactgacacatatatacggaatttagaaagatggtaatgatgaccctgtatgcgagacagcaaaagagacacagatgtatagaacggacttttggactctgagggagagggagagggagagggtgggatgatttgggagactggcattgaaacatgtatactatcatgtaagaaacgaagtgccagtctatgttcgatacaggatacaggatgcttggggctggtgcatggggatgatccagagatgatatggggtgggaggggggagggggatttGGGATTGGGAGcttgtgtacacccgtggtggattcatgtcaatgtatggcaaaaccaatacagtattgtaaagtaaaataaagttaaaaaaaaaaagaaaaactgagagcACTTCCTCTAAGATCAGTAACAAGACAGGGATGTCCACTCTctccactgttattcaacatagttttggaagtcctagccataatgatcagagtagaaaaataaatttaaaaaaatctaaactggaaaagaagaagtaaaactgtcactgtttgcagatgacatgatactatacataggaaATTGTAAAGAGGTTACAAGAAGACTACTAGGGCTAATCATTGAATCTggtaaggttgcaggatacaaaattaatgcacataaatcccttgcattcctatatactagctatgaaagattagaaagagaaattaaggaaacctatttaccactgcaacaaaaataataaaataccaagGGCTAAAGCTACCTATTGAGGTAAAAGATCTATACTCaggaaactataagacactgatgaaagaaatcaaacaggacacaaacagatggagagagataCAACGTTCATTAATCTTCTTGGTTGCTATGCTAGTTATGTCTGGGTCACCTCCCTGCTGGAGCAAGCATGGTGGTGaggtgatgatagtgatgatggtgatcATAGAGACAATGGTGATCTGCTGTCTTCCCAGTGCCATTGCTGTGCCCCATCATGTACAAATTAAATTACAAAAATCATGTAATTTTTATGCCTCAGATATTTTGCACTGTAACACTATTTTCCCCATTTCAGTAAAGGGACTTTAATTCTGAGGAGTTAAATAATTTTCTACTCGAATTAGTCAAGCAATAATTATCATGGATTTTAAATTCTATAgaaatagaaagtgatctagtttcattcttttacaagtggttgaccagttttcccagcaccacttgttaaagagattgtctttactccattgtatattcttgcctcctttgtcaaagataaggtgtccatatgtgtgtggatttatctctgggctttctattttgttccattgatctatatgtctgtctttgtgccagtaccatactgtcttgatgactgtggctttgtagtagagcctgaagtcaggcaagttgattcctccagttccattcttctttctcaagattgctttggctattcgaggttttttgtatttccatacaaatcttgaaattatttgttctagttctgtgaaaaatgtggctggtagcttgacagggcaaccacttgtaaaagaatgaaactagatcactttctaacaccgtacacaaaaataaactcaaaatggattaaagatctaaatgtaagatcagaaactataaaactcctagaggagaacataggcaaaacactctcagacataaatcacagcaggatcctctatgatccacctcccagaattctggaaataaaagcaaaaataaacaaatgggatctaattaaaattaaaagcttctgcacaacaaaggaaaatataagcaaggtgaaaagacagccttctgaatgggagaaaataagagcaaatgaagcaactgacaaacaactaatctcaaaaatatacaagcaacttatgcagctcaattccagaaaaataaacgacccaatcaaaaaatgggccaaagaactaaatagacatttctccaaagaagacatacagatggctaacaaacacatgaaaagatgctcaacatcactcattattagagaaatgcaaatcaaaaccacaatgaggtaccacttcacaccagtcagaatggctgtgatccaaaaatctgcaagcaataaatgctggagagggtgtggagaaaagggaaccctcctacactgttggtgggaatgcaaactagtacagccactatggagaacagtgtggagattccttaaaaaattgcaaatagaactaccttatgacccagcaatcccactgctgggcatacacactgaggaaaccagaattgaaagagacacatgtaccccaatgttcatcacagcactgtttataatagccaggacatggaaacaacctagatgtccatcagcagatgaatggataagaaagctttggtacatatacacaatggagtattactcagccattaaaaagaattcatttgaatcagttctgatgagatggatgaaactggagccaattatacagagtgaagtaagccagaaagaaaaacaccaatacagtatactaacacatatatatggaatttaggaagatggcagtgacgaccctgtatgcaagacagcaaaaaagacacagatgtgtataatggacttttggactcagagggagagggagagggtgggatgatttgggagaatgggaattctaacatgtatactatcatgtaagaattgaatcgccagtccatgtctgacgtagggtgcagcttgcttggggctggtgcatggggatgacccagagagatgttgtggggagggaggtgggaggggggttcatgtttgggaacgcatgtaagaattaaagattttaaaattttaaaaataaaaataaattaaaaaattaaaaataaataaataaataaattctatagaaataatctttttaaaaagagctttctttgttttttaaacagtgtatttgtttattaatgtattttggcaatgctgggtcttcactgctacatgggcttttctctagctgcgatgAGTCGGGGCTGCTGCTTGTTGTGGTGTGCGGACTTTACACGGAGctgacttctcttgctgtggagcacaggctctagggtgcttggaCTTGAGTAGCTGCAGCTTGTGCGCCAGTAGTTGCGgactctgggctctagagcacaggcttaatagttgtgttacgtgggcttagttgctccacagaacgtgggatcttcccagaccagggatcgagctcatgtctcctgcactggcaggctgattccttaccactgacccATCAGGGAAGATCAGAAAGGATCTCTGATACTACTCAAAATTCAGGCAACACTGATTGTGGGAGCTGGAACTTCAGGATCAAAGGATAGCGATAAACCCAAACACAAGATGCTATTGCAATAAGTGCttttaatagaaagaaaacatttttgccATCACAAAAGAGAATTATAGTTTATTCAGGAAGTGGAGAACAAGAAACAGTTGTCTAGTTGGTAGAAACCCCTGCCCAggtgacagacagacacagaagaTGGAGAGAACCTTCTGATGGTGCCCAGGAGGAGAGCTGCTGCTCTTCTCTCTGAAGCACTGTGTTTCCTCAGCTGTCTTCCCAGAGGCAAGTGGTGTAGCAGCCTCAGGAAGGAAACCTCTGGCTGTCAGGAGTCCCCATAGGCATAATGCAGggtgaaggatggagaagcttCTTCTGTATCCATGACCCGCTTTGAAGAGAAGATGAAGGTGGAGCTGTGGAGCTAAATGAGTCAACTGCAAATATGGTGGTGAGAACAgggggtggtgatgatggtgatgatggagaCAATGATGACCTGCTGTCTTCCAAGTGCTATTTATGACTCTGGCATGTACCAACTAAATTATACACATTCATTGAATATTGATTCCTCAGAAGTTTGAAATGAAAATACacttttttcctacattttacTAAAGGGATTGAAAACCTGGAGAGGCAAATATTTTGTTCCTCAAACCATCAAGTGATAATTAAGCAAAAGTTTTGATAAGACTCAAAATTTAGACAACACTGATTGTGAGAGCTTGAACCTTGGCATCAAAGGatagaaacaaaacaagatgATGATATGGTATTactaaaagcagcttgaaaagaaaggaaacatttttgcCATCACACAAAGGAATTAAACGAATTGTAGTTTATTCGTGAAGAGGAGGATAAGCAACATTTGACCAGCTGGTTGAAACCCATGCACAGGTGACAGACAGATATAAGAGAGGGAGAGAATCCTCTGATGGTGCCCGGGAGAAAAGCGACTGCTCCTCCATCTGAAGCTCTGGGATGGTTTCTCAGCTGTCCTCCCAGAGGAGAGTAGAATAGTAGTCTCAGGAAGGAAACCTCTGGCTGTCAGGAATCACCACAGGCATACTGCAGGCTGAAGGATGGAGAAGCTTCTTCTGTATCCATGATAGGCTTTAAAGAGAAGATGAAGGTGGAGCTGTGGAGCTGGGTGAGTCAGTTGCCCTCATCCTTTCCTGACCAGATAAAAGCTGATGCTTCTACTTGCTTTTGGGTGGGCACTTCTGCTGGCATTGTTGGGGAGGTGGCACAGGAGGGCATTTTTGCTGACACTTTGGAGGGGGGCATGGCTCAGGGCACtttgggggtgggcagggctcaGGG contains:
- the LOC108633800 gene encoding small proline-rich protein 2E-like, encoding MSYQQQQCKQPCQPPPVVCPPKCPEPCPPPKCPEPCPPPKCPEPCPPPKCQQKCPPVPPPQQCQQKCPPKSK